The Metabacillus sediminilitoris genome window below encodes:
- a CDS encoding tyrosine-type recombinase/integrase encodes MKRKRMTVRVNSVNENEGKSFNFTFEQAFEYFISAKSEGLREGTIGTHYEHYGFFTKWLEEANSKIKRVNDLDMSIIRDYINYMKEDHFNCKTKKSGLSTQTINGRIRFLKTFYNLLFKEEISNTNPAEQIKLLKTYETPFEPLTEKEMMDLLNVPDLKQFPQWRDYCIMMLLYDSGMRINEAINLTKNEVHFKARRIVLPAERNKTRKPRIIPLSNHVIKLLLELISENEVNFESEFVFLNWYGEQLAEDSFRRNLKRYVEKAGIKKHFSCHDFRRQYCTEFLSQGGSLFALQSIVGHSQISTTRKYVRFDEQTIKNQHELYCPVVKLRNKFK; translated from the coding sequence ATGAAAAGAAAAAGAATGACTGTCAGAGTAAACTCTGTGAATGAGAATGAAGGTAAATCTTTTAATTTTACCTTTGAGCAAGCATTTGAATATTTTATTTCTGCTAAATCCGAAGGTTTACGTGAAGGAACTATTGGTACTCATTATGAACATTATGGTTTTTTTACAAAATGGTTGGAAGAAGCAAATTCAAAAATTAAAAGGGTTAATGATTTAGATATGAGTATTATTAGAGATTACATTAATTACATGAAGGAAGATCATTTTAATTGCAAAACCAAGAAAAGTGGACTTTCAACACAAACCATTAATGGAAGGATAAGATTCTTAAAGACTTTCTATAATCTACTCTTTAAAGAAGAGATTTCAAATACTAATCCTGCCGAGCAGATTAAATTACTTAAAACTTATGAAACGCCATTTGAACCATTAACAGAAAAGGAAATGATGGATTTATTGAATGTACCTGATTTAAAACAATTTCCTCAATGGCGTGATTATTGCATAATGATGCTTTTATATGACAGTGGTATGAGAATAAATGAGGCTATTAATCTTACAAAAAATGAAGTGCATTTTAAGGCTAGGAGAATTGTGCTTCCTGCTGAAAGAAATAAAACACGTAAACCTAGAATTATTCCATTATCAAATCATGTTATCAAACTATTGTTGGAATTAATAAGTGAAAACGAAGTGAATTTTGAAAGTGAATTCGTCTTTCTTAATTGGTATGGAGAACAATTGGCTGAAGACTCATTTCGGAGGAATTTGAAGAGGTACGTAGAAAAAGCTGGAATAAAAAAACATTTTTCTTGTCACGATTTTAGAAGACAGTATTGTACTGAATTCTTAAGTCAGGGTGGATCGTTGTTTGCGTTGCAGTCCATCGTAGGTCACTCGCAAATTTCTACTACTAGAAAATATGTCAGATTTGATGAACAAACCATTAAGAATCAACATGAGTTATATTGTCCAGTAGTTAAATTAAGAAATAAATTTAAATAG
- a CDS encoding nucleobase:cation symporter-2 family protein: MKQSLKNLSLGIQHVLAMYAGAVVVPLIVGSAIGLSGSQLTYLVAIDIFMCGIATFLQVWKNRFFGIGLPVVLGCTFTAVGPMIAIGNEYGVSAVYGAIIASGIIVILISTIFGKLVRFFPPVVTGSVVTTIGVTLIPVAMNNMAGGQGSPEFGSVENVALAFGVLFVIILLNRFFTGFIRAISILIGIILGTVVAGFMGMVNLQPVSDASWFNIGQPFYFGTPTFELAPILTMTIVAIVSMVESTGVYFALSDICNKKINEKDLARGYRSEGLAYLLGGIFNAFPYTAFSQNVGLVQMSGIKTNRVIYITSILLISLGLVPKIAALATVIPSSVLGGAMVAMFGMVVAYGIKMLSQVDFRLQENLLIVACSVGLGLGVTVVPDIFAGLPESLKILTNSGIVAGSISAIVLNILFNVIPFGKEISNQSEETLQRQAS, encoded by the coding sequence ATGAAACAATCATTAAAAAACCTTTCTTTGGGAATTCAACATGTGCTAGCAATGTATGCAGGTGCTGTAGTTGTTCCGTTAATTGTTGGAAGTGCAATTGGCCTTTCTGGTTCACAATTAACGTATTTAGTTGCAATTGATATTTTTATGTGTGGAATTGCAACCTTTTTACAAGTATGGAAAAATCGTTTTTTTGGTATTGGTTTACCCGTCGTTCTAGGTTGTACATTTACTGCAGTTGGTCCAATGATTGCAATTGGTAACGAATATGGTGTGTCAGCTGTTTATGGAGCGATAATTGCTTCTGGAATAATTGTTATTCTTATCTCAACTATTTTTGGAAAGCTAGTTCGTTTTTTTCCACCGGTAGTAACTGGTTCAGTTGTGACAACTATAGGTGTAACATTAATTCCTGTAGCTATGAATAATATGGCTGGAGGCCAAGGCAGTCCTGAATTCGGTTCAGTTGAGAACGTTGCTCTTGCATTTGGTGTGTTGTTTGTTATTATTCTTCTTAATCGGTTTTTTACAGGTTTTATTAGAGCGATTTCGATCTTAATTGGGATCATCTTAGGGACAGTTGTTGCAGGATTTATGGGGATGGTCAATCTTCAGCCAGTTTCAGACGCATCATGGTTTAATATTGGACAGCCTTTTTATTTTGGGACTCCAACCTTTGAGCTTGCACCTATTTTAACGATGACAATCGTCGCAATTGTTAGTATGGTTGAATCAACAGGTGTTTATTTTGCACTTAGCGATATATGTAATAAAAAAATAAATGAAAAAGATTTAGCGAGAGGATATCGTTCTGAAGGACTTGCATACTTACTTGGTGGAATATTTAATGCTTTTCCTTATACGGCTTTTTCTCAAAATGTTGGACTTGTGCAAATGTCCGGTATAAAAACAAATCGTGTTATCTATATCACATCCATTTTACTCATTTCACTAGGTCTAGTTCCGAAAATTGCGGCATTAGCAACAGTAATCCCTTCTTCCGTATTAGGTGGAGCAATGGTTGCTATGTTCGGAATGGTCGTTGCTTATGGAATCAAAATGCTTAGTCAAGTAGATTTCCGTTTACAGGAAAACTTACTTATCGTTGCATGTTCAGTTGGTTTAGGCCTTGGAGTAACAGTTGTACCAGATATCTTTGCAGGACTTCCAGAATCACTTAAAATATTAACAAATAGTGGTATCGTGGCTGGAAGTATATCAGCTATTGTTCTTAATATTTTGTTTAATGTTATACCATTTGGCAAAGAAATAAGTAATCAAAGTGAAGAAACATTACAACGTCAAGCTTCTTAG
- a CDS encoding xanthine phosphoribosyltransferase has translation MKVLREKIQDEGIVLSDGVLKVDSFLNHQIDPYLMKEIGSEFARLFKAEGITKIVTIESSGISPAVFAGLELGVKVIFARKKKSLTLTDNLLVSSVYSFTKQEENTITVSSQFITESDRVLIIDDFLANGEAAKGLIEIVKKAGASVIGIGIVIEKSFQKGAEELKDLGYRVESLARIKSLTDGKVRFVEDQVEVRV, from the coding sequence ATGAAGGTACTTAGAGAAAAAATTCAAGATGAAGGAATTGTTCTTTCTGACGGTGTACTAAAAGTTGATTCATTTTTAAATCATCAAATTGATCCATATCTTATGAAAGAAATAGGTTCAGAGTTTGCGAGATTATTTAAGGCTGAAGGTATTACAAAGATAGTAACAATCGAATCATCAGGGATTTCTCCTGCAGTTTTTGCCGGTCTTGAACTTGGTGTTAAAGTGATCTTTGCAAGAAAGAAAAAATCATTAACATTAACAGATAATTTACTTGTTTCATCTGTCTATTCCTTCACAAAACAGGAAGAAAATACGATTACTGTTTCATCACAATTTATAACAGAATCAGATCGAGTCCTCATCATCGACGACTTTTTGGCAAATGGGGAGGCTGCGAAAGGATTAATCGAAATTGTGAAAAAGGCTGGAGCATCTGTAATAGGTATTGGAATCGTTATCGAAAAATCCTTTCAAAAAGGTGCTGAAGAATTAAAAGATTTAGGATACAGAGTAGAATCACTAGCAAGAATTAAGTCCTTAACAGATGGGAAAGTAAGATTTGTAGAAGATCAGGTGGAGGTTAGAGTATGA
- a CDS encoding carboxypeptidase M32, with the protein MGQIEKDFLEYIKKMQAYEEAINVMYWDMRTGAPKKGIDQRSEVIGMLSTEAFQMLISDKMNDYLTTLSQNDVYQGLNPVTRKAVELLKKEYRKNKVIPVNEYQEYVVLCSKAESVWEEAKAKSDYTLFAPYLKKLVDYNKKLITYWGYEGNKYNTLLNEYEPGVTVDILDKVFSKIREKIVPLVKEISESKQKPTTDFLYDHFPKENQKKLSEYFIKELGYDFDAGKLDESVHPFEITLNRGDVRVTTKYDENDFRTAIFGTIHECGHAIYEQNISEELEGTFLCSGASMGIHESQSLFYENFIGRNEGFWRRYYKKLQEYSSKQFDEISLEKFYQAINESKPTLIRIEADELTYALHVMVRYEIEKSLFNDEITVDELPRIWNEKYQEYLGITPPNDAKGILQDVHWAGGSFGYFPSYALGYIYAAQIKHAMLKDFPHYDELLETGQFEKIKNWLTTNIHQYGKTMQPLEILTAVTGEGLNAQYLIDYLDEKYREIYQLS; encoded by the coding sequence ATGGGTCAAATTGAAAAAGATTTTCTCGAATACATAAAAAAAATGCAGGCTTATGAGGAAGCAATTAATGTTATGTACTGGGATATGCGCACAGGCGCACCTAAGAAGGGGATTGATCAACGTTCAGAAGTTATAGGTATGCTTTCAACAGAAGCATTTCAAATGTTAATATCAGACAAAATGAATGATTACTTAACAACTTTATCGCAAAATGATGTGTATCAAGGGCTAAATCCTGTCACAAGAAAAGCGGTGGAATTACTAAAAAAAGAATATCGAAAAAATAAAGTTATTCCTGTCAATGAATATCAAGAATATGTTGTTCTTTGTTCAAAAGCTGAGTCAGTATGGGAGGAAGCAAAAGCCAAATCTGATTATACCCTTTTCGCACCGTATTTAAAAAAACTAGTCGATTATAACAAAAAGCTTATAACATATTGGGGTTATGAAGGAAATAAATACAATACATTGTTGAATGAATATGAACCTGGAGTAACTGTTGATATATTAGATAAAGTATTCTCAAAAATTCGTGAAAAAATTGTCCCGCTTGTGAAAGAAATTTCCGAGTCCAAACAAAAACCAACAACAGATTTCTTATATGATCACTTTCCTAAAGAGAATCAGAAAAAGCTAAGTGAATATTTCATAAAAGAACTAGGCTATGATTTTGATGCAGGAAAACTAGATGAAAGTGTTCATCCATTTGAAATAACCCTTAATCGTGGTGATGTAAGAGTAACAACTAAGTATGATGAGAATGATTTCCGAACAGCTATCTTTGGAACAATTCATGAGTGTGGGCATGCAATTTATGAACAAAACATTTCTGAAGAGCTAGAAGGTACGTTTTTATGTAGTGGTGCGTCTATGGGAATTCATGAGTCTCAATCATTATTTTATGAAAATTTTATCGGGAGAAATGAAGGCTTTTGGAGACGTTATTATAAAAAACTTCAAGAATACTCATCAAAGCAATTTGACGAAATAAGTCTTGAAAAATTTTATCAGGCAATTAATGAATCAAAACCTACGTTAATCCGTATTGAAGCAGATGAATTAACATATGCACTACATGTCATGGTGAGATATGAAATTGAAAAGTCACTTTTTAATGATGAAATAACAGTTGATGAACTACCACGTATTTGGAATGAGAAATATCAGGAATATTTAGGAATCACCCCACCAAATGATGCAAAAGGCATTTTACAAGACGTTCATTGGGCAGGAGGTAGCTTTGGCTATTTCCCTTCTTATGCATTAGGCTATATTTACGCAGCACAGATAAAACATGCGATGTTAAAAGATTTTCCACATTATGATGAGCTTTTAGAAACGGGTCAGTTTGAAAAAATAAAAAATTGGTTAACAACAAATATTCATCAGTATGGAAAAACAATGCAACCTCTCGAAATTTTAACAGCTGTAACAGGCGAAGGTTTAAATGCCCAATATTTAATCGACTATCTTGATGAAAAATATAGAGAAATTTACCAATTATCCTAG
- a CDS encoding ATP-dependent DNA helicase encodes MVTARLPFTISKDESFYQALNNWIGDVFYDILPEKGFEERDEQIFMAFQLERAYQEKKVMFAEAGVGTGKTIVYLLYALSYARYTGKPAIIACADETLIEQLVKQEGDIAKLSKYLDLQMDVRLSKSHSQYLCLNKLDEAIQKTGDEKYLDLYQTLPDFVHEKAGMQQFSAYGDRKEFGHLNDEEWNKIGWDTFQDCFTCSQRHRCGLTLSRDYYRKATDIIVCSHDYFMEHVWTYDSRKREGQMPLLPEYSSVVFDEGHLLEFAAQKALTYRVKQSSLQVFLERLLQNEIREELAYLVEDALAINDEFFDELQECTTQVEGSNRLRIHSKTRLQSTAKLLQRKLSEISEALVFEGELFTIGDYELKIVEEYIDQMEYSLSLFNQKNNAVSWVEVKNDDYSLVIMPRKVEEVLKESVFSKKIPFIFSSATLSEGKSFDFIAKSLGISDYLSLSVDSPFDYEEQMKISLINEEEEMKKFSKTLEELKRTGGRGLILFTSQHELKWFKENLASVSLDFPVLFEGDKEISSLVKEFQQNEETVLCAVHLWEGLDIPGPSLSNVIIWSLPYPPEDPVFEAKKSDKKDPFTEVELPYMLLRLRQGIGRLIRTSQDSGSITIFLAEKDQEIIAKIKLVLPIEPVVE; translated from the coding sequence ATGGTAACAGCACGTTTGCCTTTTACGATATCAAAGGATGAGAGCTTTTATCAAGCTTTAAATAACTGGATAGGAGATGTATTTTACGACATCCTTCCTGAAAAAGGCTTTGAGGAAAGAGACGAACAAATTTTTATGGCCTTTCAATTGGAGCGGGCCTACCAAGAGAAAAAAGTCATGTTCGCTGAAGCAGGGGTTGGAACAGGGAAAACAATCGTATACCTGCTATATGCATTATCTTATGCTAGATATACTGGTAAACCAGCAATTATTGCTTGTGCAGACGAAACATTAATTGAACAATTAGTAAAACAGGAGGGCGACATTGCGAAGCTTTCCAAGTATCTAGATTTACAAATGGATGTACGATTAAGTAAATCACATAGTCAATATCTCTGTTTAAATAAACTAGATGAGGCAATACAAAAAACAGGTGATGAAAAGTACTTAGATTTATATCAGACATTACCCGATTTTGTTCACGAAAAAGCGGGTATGCAGCAATTTTCAGCATATGGTGATCGCAAAGAATTCGGTCATCTTAATGATGAGGAGTGGAACAAGATAGGCTGGGATACCTTTCAAGATTGTTTTACTTGCTCACAAAGACATCGTTGCGGGTTAACATTGTCGCGCGATTATTATCGAAAGGCAACCGATATTATTGTTTGCTCACATGATTATTTTATGGAGCATGTATGGACCTATGACTCTAGAAAGCGTGAAGGGCAAATGCCATTACTTCCTGAGTATAGCAGTGTTGTGTTTGATGAAGGCCATTTATTGGAATTTGCAGCACAAAAGGCACTTACATATCGAGTCAAGCAAAGTTCATTACAAGTCTTTCTTGAAAGACTGCTTCAAAATGAAATTCGAGAAGAACTAGCCTATTTAGTAGAAGATGCATTAGCTATAAATGATGAATTTTTTGATGAATTACAAGAATGTACTACACAAGTAGAAGGTTCAAATCGCCTAAGAATACATAGCAAGACAAGGCTTCAATCAACGGCAAAATTACTTCAGCGTAAATTATCTGAAATTAGCGAAGCACTTGTATTTGAAGGCGAGCTATTTACAATTGGTGACTATGAATTAAAAATTGTTGAAGAATATATTGATCAAATGGAGTATTCACTATCATTATTTAATCAAAAAAATAATGCTGTAAGCTGGGTTGAAGTGAAAAATGATGATTATAGTTTAGTGATTATGCCTCGAAAGGTTGAAGAGGTGTTAAAGGAGAGTGTATTTTCTAAGAAAATACCGTTTATTTTCTCTTCAGCAACTCTATCAGAAGGTAAATCCTTTGATTTTATAGCAAAAAGTTTAGGAATTAGTGATTATTTATCGCTTTCTGTAGATTCGCCTTTCGATTATGAAGAGCAGATGAAAATATCTCTTATTAATGAAGAAGAAGAGATGAAAAAATTCTCCAAAACACTAGAAGAGTTAAAACGCACTGGCGGTAGAGGTCTTATTCTTTTTACATCCCAGCATGAATTAAAATGGTTCAAAGAAAATCTTGCATCTGTAAGTTTAGATTTTCCTGTTCTTTTCGAGGGTGATAAAGAAATAAGTTCATTAGTGAAAGAATTCCAGCAAAACGAGGAAACTGTGCTTTGTGCTGTTCATTTATGGGAAGGTCTTGATATACCAGGTCCATCTCTTTCGAATGTAATCATCTGGTCACTTCCATACCCACCTGAAGATCCTGTTTTTGAAGCAAAAAAATCAGATAAGAAAGATCCTTTTACAGAAGTAGAATTACCATATATGCTGTTACGATTAAGACAAGGGATTGGAAGATTAATTAGAACAAGTCAAGATAGCGGATCAATAACGATTTTCTTAGCTGAAAAAGATCAGGAAATCATCGCGAAAATTAAGTTGGTTTTACCTATAGAGCCTGTTGTTGAATAG
- a CDS encoding THUMP domain-containing class I SAM-dependent RNA methyltransferase, with translation MKKLSLIATSAMGLEAIVGKEVKDLGYDCKIENGKVTFEADELAICRSNLWLRTADRIKIKVGEFHARTFDELFEKTKALNWGDYLPENAEFPVIGKSVKSTLASVPDCQGIVKKAVVEKLKTHYKTTGWFSENGPLYRIEVALLKDIATITIDASGTGLHKRGFRINQGGAPIKETLAAALILLTRWTPDRPFVDPFCGSGTIPMEAALIGQNIAPGFNREFASENWHWIGKDKWDLARQEVEEKANYDQPLDIQASDIDHRMISIAEANAEEAGLRDLINFKQMQVKDFTTTKEFGVIVGNPPYGERLGEKRAVEQMYKEMGQAFAPLDTWSIYMLTSHEGFEELYGKPATKKRKLFNGFIKTDFYQYWSNVRPPRNKD, from the coding sequence ATGAAAAAGCTATCACTTATTGCAACATCGGCAATGGGACTTGAGGCGATTGTCGGAAAAGAAGTAAAGGATCTAGGATATGATTGTAAGATTGAAAATGGCAAGGTTACTTTTGAAGCGGATGAATTAGCGATTTGCCGATCTAATTTATGGTTGAGAACAGCAGATCGTATCAAAATTAAAGTAGGAGAATTTCACGCCAGAACCTTTGATGAGCTATTTGAAAAAACAAAAGCTTTAAACTGGGGTGATTACTTACCTGAAAACGCAGAATTTCCTGTTATTGGAAAATCAGTAAAATCTACTTTAGCAAGTGTGCCAGATTGTCAGGGAATTGTAAAAAAAGCGGTTGTAGAAAAATTAAAGACACATTATAAAACAACTGGTTGGTTTTCAGAAAATGGACCACTTTACCGCATTGAAGTTGCACTATTAAAAGATATTGCCACAATTACGATTGATGCAAGCGGTACTGGATTACATAAACGCGGCTTCCGAATTAACCAAGGTGGAGCTCCGATAAAAGAAACGCTCGCTGCTGCACTGATTCTATTAACGAGATGGACACCAGATCGTCCATTTGTTGACCCGTTTTGCGGATCAGGTACAATTCCAATGGAAGCAGCACTTATCGGTCAAAATATTGCTCCAGGCTTTAATCGTGAATTTGCTTCGGAAAATTGGCATTGGATAGGAAAAGATAAATGGGATCTAGCAAGGCAGGAAGTGGAAGAAAAAGCAAATTACGATCAGCCTCTAGATATACAAGCATCTGATATAGACCATCGAATGATTTCAATCGCAGAAGCAAATGCAGAGGAAGCAGGATTGCGTGATTTGATAAATTTTAAGCAAATGCAAGTTAAGGATTTTACAACGACAAAGGAATTCGGTGTCATTGTCGGAAATCCGCCGTATGGTGAGCGTCTGGGCGAAAAAAGAGCGGTTGAGCAAATGTATAAAGAGATGGGTCAAGCATTTGCTCCATTGGATACATGGAGTATTTATATGCTTACTTCTCATGAAGGTTTTGAGGAGCTGTACGGAAAACCAGCAACAAAAAAACGGAAACTATTTAATGGTTTTATCAAAACTGATTTTTATCAATATTGGTCTAATGTACGTCCTCCGCGTAATAAGGATTGA
- the gpsB gene encoding cell division regulator GpsB, with protein MLSDKIKLTAKEILEREFKSGVRGYKQEEVDKFLDLIIKDYETFHQEIEDLQQENLRLKKQLDDTYKKQQPVQTNTTNFDILKRLSNLEKHVFGSKLFD; from the coding sequence ATGCTTTCGGATAAAATTAAATTAACGGCTAAGGAAATACTAGAAAGAGAATTCAAATCAGGTGTAAGAGGATATAAACAAGAGGAAGTTGACAAGTTTTTAGATCTTATTATAAAAGATTATGAAACATTCCATCAAGAAATTGAAGATCTTCAACAAGAAAACCTTCGTTTGAAAAAACAATTAGATGATACATATAAAAAACAGCAACCTGTTCAAACGAACACAACAAATTTCGATATTTTAAAACGATTATCAAATTTAGAGAAACATGTATTTGGAAGTAAACTGTTCGACTGA
- a CDS encoding DUF1273 domain-containing protein, which yields MKVLTISGYKSFELGIFKNDDQAVHYIKKAIEKSLIEYVENGLEWVIISGQMGVELWAAEVVFDLQLQYPDIKLAILTPFLNQESKWNETNKEYYEFILSQADFVDSITKREYESPLQFKLKNEFLLRKSDGLLLLYDEETQGSPKYLLEAARKKQESTDFFISLLAFSDIQVIVEEENMKNEDYW from the coding sequence GTGAAGGTATTAACAATCTCTGGTTATAAATCATTTGAATTAGGAATATTTAAAAATGATGATCAAGCAGTACACTATATAAAAAAGGCAATCGAGAAATCATTAATAGAATATGTTGAAAATGGGCTGGAATGGGTAATCATAAGTGGACAGATGGGTGTAGAATTATGGGCAGCTGAAGTCGTTTTTGATCTGCAGCTTCAATATCCAGATATTAAACTCGCCATTTTAACGCCATTTCTGAATCAAGAAAGTAAATGGAATGAAACAAATAAAGAATATTATGAGTTTATTTTATCACAGGCTGATTTTGTTGATAGTATTACAAAAAGGGAATATGAAAGCCCGTTACAATTTAAACTTAAAAATGAATTTCTCCTTCGAAAAAGTGATGGGCTTCTCCTCCTTTATGATGAAGAAACTCAAGGCTCACCAAAATATTTATTAGAAGCAGCAAGAAAAAAACAAGAATCGACAGATTTCTTTATTTCTCTACTCGCTTTTTCCGATATACAAGTGATTGTAGAAGAAGAAAATATGAAAAATGAAGATTATTGGTGA
- a CDS encoding CotD family spore coat protein, with amino-acid sequence MHCRPKVLAPIVHPTKCCVQNNYAETIVPHIHPQHTTIVNHDFYKHQHYFPQTQSVENEVTHQHFNVYGQPTPGFGGFGGPRPRPGFGFGPFGR; translated from the coding sequence ATGCATTGTAGACCAAAAGTATTAGCACCTATCGTACACCCTACTAAATGTTGTGTTCAAAATAATTATGCTGAAACAATCGTGCCACATATCCATCCACAACACACAACTATTGTAAACCATGATTTTTATAAGCACCAACACTATTTCCCGCAAACTCAATCAGTTGAGAACGAAGTAACACATCAACACTTTAATGTGTATGGCCAACCAACTCCAGGTTTTGGTGGTTTCGGAGGTCCAAGACCTCGTCCAGGATTTGGCTTTGGACCATTTGGTCGATAG
- a CDS encoding ribonuclease H-like domain-containing protein: protein MTLKNKLNRLKKHVVREEHNSMKELDDHKCVDPLWNDHQSTNYSYDGQHCIIREVTYPLEYQHGLYQLGEFHSIVSLWNESDLSHPLSCKGHRANELFFFDTETTGLGGGAGNTIFLLGQAQVFPDRVVVKQHLLPKPGNEVALYQSFLQGINSKTLVTYNGKAFDWPQVKTRHTLIRESVPSLPAFGHFDLFHAARRLWKNELESVRLANVEKEILHISRENDVPGFLAPMIYFQFVKDQKPEVIMGVLKHNEIDVLSLITLYIHLSLKILKTDNEASDAEHFEIARWLEYVGDEKSAIHAYKSLMEKGSENKLEAKFALAIHHKKHKEWNEAISAWKEIIQSSRNEVIVRKSMIELAKYYEHKKRDFEQALHYSVLVYNRFKESDHISVSSQVDEIEKRMARLKRKYSPGKRK from the coding sequence ATGACATTAAAAAATAAATTAAATCGTTTAAAAAAGCATGTAGTAAGAGAAGAACATAATTCTATGAAGGAATTAGACGATCATAAATGTGTAGACCCTTTATGGAATGATCATCAATCAACCAATTATTCTTACGATGGCCAACACTGTATCATTAGGGAAGTTACCTATCCACTTGAATACCAGCATGGACTTTATCAACTTGGTGAATTTCATTCCATTGTATCGTTGTGGAACGAGAGTGACTTGTCGCACCCATTATCATGTAAAGGTCATCGTGCAAATGAACTATTTTTCTTTGATACTGAAACGACTGGACTCGGAGGAGGAGCAGGGAACACCATTTTTTTATTGGGTCAAGCCCAGGTTTTCCCAGATCGTGTTGTTGTGAAGCAGCATTTATTACCTAAGCCAGGTAATGAGGTTGCTTTATACCAAAGTTTTCTTCAAGGTATTAATAGTAAAACACTTGTCACATATAACGGAAAAGCTTTTGACTGGCCGCAGGTGAAAACTCGCCATACATTAATACGAGAATCAGTTCCTAGTCTTCCGGCCTTCGGACATTTTGATTTGTTCCACGCAGCTAGAAGGCTTTGGAAGAATGAGCTTGAATCAGTCCGTCTTGCAAATGTTGAAAAAGAAATTCTTCATATTTCTCGTGAAAATGATGTACCAGGCTTTTTAGCTCCTATGATTTATTTTCAGTTTGTAAAAGATCAAAAACCAGAGGTTATTATGGGTGTTTTAAAACATAATGAAATTGATGTTTTATCACTAATCACACTATATATCCATTTATCATTAAAGATATTAAAAACAGATAACGAGGCATCTGATGCTGAACATTTTGAAATTGCTAGATGGTTAGAATATGTAGGTGATGAAAAATCAGCTATACATGCGTACAAATCTTTAATGGAAAAGGGATCTGAAAATAAGCTTGAGGCGAAATTTGCACTTGCTATTCATCATAAAAAACATAAGGAATGGAATGAAGCTATTTCAGCATGGAAGGAGATCATTCAATCATCAAGAAACGAGGTGATTGTAAGAAAGTCAATGATCGAATTAGCTAAATATTATGAACATAAGAAAAGAGACTTTGAACAGGCGCTTCACTATAGTGTTCTTGTCTATAATAGGTTTAAAGAAAGTGATCATATCTCTGTCAGTTCTCAGGTGGATGAAATAGAAAAACGAATGGCTAGATTGAAGAGGAAATATTCCCCGGGTAAGCGCAAATAA